AAAGGATCTTCGCGCGGCTCACCGGACGGATGAGGAGTTGCTTGATGGTTCCGGAAGAGAATTCATTGGCGACACTGCCCGCCGCAAGGACGATACCGACAAGGCTGATCCAGCCGGAGGCCGATGTGGCGGACAGGACAAAACCCCACAGGTTTCGGTAGAACTCCGGCGTGATCTCGCTGTTGTAGCGTTGCAACAGGCCGAGCCCGAGAATCAACAGGACCGAACAAGCGAAGAGCGCCTGGGTGCTTCTCTGGTGAAGCAGTTTCATATTTTCGTTGCGGATCAGATTGATCAGTTGCATGTTCCATCCCCCTCTGTCATGGCCAAAAATGCCGCCTCCAAGGCGCCCTTCGCTGTTGCGTCTACATTGAGCGCCTGGATCAGTTTGCCCTGTTGGATGATGGCGACGCGGTCACAGATCAACTCCATTTCGCTCAGCAGGTGACTGGAAACCATGACGGCGACGCCTTCCTCATGGGCGAGTTGCCGGAGATGATTGCGCAAATCCCGGATTCCCGCCGGATCCAGGCCATTTGTCGGTTCGTCAAGGATCAGCAAGGCCGGGTTGTGCAGCAATGCTTGGGCCAGCCCCAAACGCTGGCGCATTCCCAGAGAGTAGGTTCCGACTTTGTCATGGATCCGCCCTTCAAGGCCAACCTGCGCTGTAACGGTCCGAATTCGTTCATGGCCGATGCCTCCGGCCATGCGGGCGTAATGGAGGAGATTTTGATAACCGGAGAGGTATCCATAGAGCGCCGGTGTTTCCACGATCGCGCCGACGTTGGTGATGGCGG
This Heliomicrobium undosum DNA region includes the following protein-coding sequences:
- a CDS encoding ABC transporter ATP-binding protein encodes the protein MQKPIAQIRRIKKKISDRTIIDDFSLDIYPGQVLGLLGPNGAGKTTLIKMILGLMAPTQGEIRIGGSCIQRNFTAAITNVGAIVETPALYGYLSGYQNLLHYARMAGGIGHERIRTVTAQVGLEGRIHDKVGTYSLGMRQRLGLAQALLHNPALLILDEPTNGLDPAGIRDLRNHLRQLAHEEGVAVMVSSHLLSEMELICDRVAIIQQGKLIQALNVDATAKGALEAAFLAMTEGDGTCN